A genomic stretch from Frigoribacterium sp. PvP032 includes:
- a CDS encoding DUF998 domain-containing protein has protein sequence MASTVSRTSPSAARPTGGATASGSARSTTSCTTSRTVAAGVGSALTAVALVLIWVARSRVDRPVYVSELGADGEPTAALFEAALLLVVAGGLLVAWAARGLRAGRGMRAAGRLLGAWTVSTSIATASGLFLVASQVPCTAGCPLPVGATFTVQDLVHTTSAVLAFTAACVAMLQASFVAGRRRLRVLSMLSGVSVALIAAAGGLLSLLRVGTDVGGVLELVATTIAIGWLIVLGVSTLGTGSQTGPVRGRSHPAEADRTRASVRAAA, from the coding sequence ATGGCTTCCACCGTGTCCCGCACCTCACCGTCCGCAGCCCGCCCGACCGGCGGCGCGACCGCCTCCGGCAGTGCGCGCAGCACCACCTCCTGCACCACCTCCCGCACCGTCGCCGCGGGCGTCGGCAGTGCTCTCACGGCTGTCGCGCTCGTCCTGATCTGGGTCGCGCGCAGCCGGGTCGACCGGCCCGTGTACGTCAGCGAGCTCGGCGCCGACGGGGAGCCGACGGCCGCGCTGTTCGAGGCGGCGCTGCTGCTCGTCGTCGCCGGCGGGCTGCTCGTCGCGTGGGCGGCGCGGGGGCTGCGCGCCGGGCGGGGCATGCGGGCCGCGGGGCGCCTCCTCGGGGCCTGGACGGTGTCGACGTCGATCGCGACCGCGTCGGGGCTGTTCCTGGTGGCGTCGCAGGTGCCCTGCACGGCGGGCTGCCCGCTGCCCGTCGGCGCGACCTTCACGGTGCAGGACCTCGTCCACACGACCTCGGCCGTGCTCGCCTTCACGGCGGCCTGCGTCGCGATGCTGCAGGCGTCGTTCGTCGCCGGACGTCGCCGCCTGCGAGTGCTCTCGATGCTGAGCGGCGTCTCGGTGGCGCTGATCGCGGCAGCCGGCGGGCTGCTCTCGCTGCTGCGCGTCGGCACCGACGTCGGGGGCGTCCTCGAGCTCGTCGCCACGACGATCGCGATCGGCTGGCTGATCGTGCTCGGGGTCTCGACGCTGGGGACCGGCTCGCAGACAGGCCCGGTGCGAGGCCGCAGCCACCCCGCGGAGGCCGACCGCACCCGCGCCTCCGTCCGGGCCGCTGCGTAG
- a CDS encoding Fic family protein: MEPAAFTSDRFGGLQTRPLSSWTHPYFMPARLPRELPLPPSVGLAVSRADISLGRLSGLGQLVQDPELLLGPSMAQEALSSSRIEGTQASLSDVLSAESGGAPIVDENLREVDNYLRAAREGNALLGSLPVTQRLFCATHATLMSDVRGEEKAPGELRRSPVWIGSPNASPESARFIPPHQDHIPELLADWESFVNEDSGTVPVVVKCALMHYQFETIHPFLDGNGRIGRLLIGLMLVNDGVLPAPILHISGFFERHRVEYYERLQAVRERGEIEEWIRFFADGVTEQATESASRITLLVQIRERYRAEVRADRSALAGLVDVIFRNPVVTVGSVQRALDVSQPTASTVLRKAQERGWLVSMGRWGQGGKERWLAREIWDAVHDEV; the protein is encoded by the coding sequence ATGGAACCGGCCGCCTTCACCTCCGACCGCTTCGGCGGCCTCCAGACGAGACCGCTGTCGTCCTGGACGCACCCCTACTTCATGCCGGCGAGACTCCCCCGCGAGCTGCCCCTCCCTCCGTCAGTCGGACTCGCGGTATCACGGGCGGACATCTCCCTGGGTCGCCTGTCCGGGCTCGGGCAGCTCGTCCAGGATCCCGAGTTGCTGCTCGGTCCCTCCATGGCGCAGGAAGCCCTGTCGAGCTCCCGCATCGAGGGAACGCAAGCGTCACTCAGCGACGTCCTCTCGGCCGAGAGCGGAGGCGCCCCGATCGTGGACGAGAACCTCAGGGAGGTCGACAACTACCTGCGAGCCGCACGCGAGGGGAACGCGCTGCTCGGGTCGCTCCCCGTGACACAGCGACTGTTCTGTGCGACGCACGCGACGTTGATGAGCGACGTCCGGGGAGAGGAGAAGGCACCTGGCGAGCTCCGACGGTCACCTGTCTGGATCGGCAGCCCGAACGCGAGCCCTGAGTCCGCGAGGTTCATCCCGCCCCACCAAGACCACATCCCTGAGCTGCTCGCCGACTGGGAGTCCTTCGTCAACGAGGACAGCGGAACCGTTCCCGTCGTCGTCAAGTGCGCGCTCATGCACTACCAGTTCGAGACCATCCACCCCTTCCTCGACGGAAACGGCCGGATCGGTCGACTGCTCATCGGGCTGATGCTGGTGAACGACGGCGTCCTGCCGGCTCCGATCCTCCACATCTCCGGATTCTTCGAACGGCACAGGGTCGAGTACTACGAGCGACTCCAGGCGGTGCGTGAACGCGGAGAGATCGAAGAATGGATCCGCTTCTTCGCCGACGGCGTCACGGAGCAGGCCACGGAGAGCGCCTCCAGGATCACCCTCCTCGTCCAGATCCGGGAGCGGTACAGAGCCGAGGTCCGTGCCGACCGGTCCGCGCTCGCCGGGCTCGTCGACGTCATCTTCAGGAACCCCGTCGTCACGGTCGGCTCCGTGCAGAGAGCTCTCGACGTCTCTCAGCCGACAGCGTCCACCGTCCTCAGGAAGGCGCAGGAACGCGGTTGGCTCGTCTCCATGGGACGGTGGGGGCAGGGCGGCAAGGAACGTTGGCTGGCACGCGAGATCTGGGACGCCGTCCACGACGAGGTCTGA
- a CDS encoding ATP-binding cassette domain-containing protein encodes MSEGDAGAGLSGQPELTAQEARTGSPALRLVGLVVRRPDGSPSAPIDLVVERGGAAVLLGDPDGVPSAVLRVVAGLERPLAGDVSFGNGTDAGAGAGKGGGGGRGGHGGHAGRPDVGLVTRQHELLGSLTAAENVALPLLARSSGALGSWTEIEQLLGRLGVPEASWHNLLEQLSGGQQQRVAVARALVARPAVLCLDDPTSELDPASAAVVQDVVDAARRDGAAVLSTGSPDDVELPGAALLSVR; translated from the coding sequence ATGAGTGAGGGCGATGCGGGCGCGGGGCTGTCCGGGCAGCCGGAGCTCACTGCCCAGGAGGCGCGGACCGGCTCCCCCGCGCTGCGTCTCGTCGGTCTCGTCGTGCGTCGTCCCGACGGCTCGCCCTCGGCCCCGATCGACCTGGTCGTCGAGAGGGGCGGAGCGGCAGTGCTGCTCGGCGACCCCGACGGGGTGCCGTCGGCGGTGCTGCGGGTGGTGGCCGGGCTCGAGCGGCCCCTCGCCGGGGACGTGTCGTTCGGCAACGGGACAGACGCGGGTGCGGGTGCGGGCAAGGGGGGAGGCGGAGGCCGCGGCGGCCACGGCGGCCACGCCGGCCGTCCCGACGTCGGGCTGGTGACCCGCCAGCACGAGCTGCTCGGCTCGCTCACGGCGGCGGAGAACGTCGCCCTGCCGCTGCTGGCACGGTCGTCGGGAGCACTCGGCTCGTGGACCGAGATCGAGCAGCTGCTCGGCCGCCTCGGCGTGCCGGAGGCCAGCTGGCACAACCTGCTCGAGCAGCTCTCCGGCGGCCAGCAACAGCGGGTCGCCGTCGCGCGCGCCCTGGTCGCGCGACCCGCCGTGCTCTGCCTCGACGACCCCACGAGCGAGCTCGACCCGGCCAGCGCGGCGGTCGTCCAGGACGTCGTCGACGCCGCCCGCCGCGACGGAGCCGCCGTGCTCAGCACCGGCTCGCCCGACGACGTCGAGCTCCCGGGCGCCGCCCTGCTCAGCGTGCGCTGA
- a CDS encoding ABC transporter ATP-binding protein, which translates to MTDDLALLCRGLVHVYREAGTDVAALRGVDLVVPAGQRVAVLGPSGSGKSTLLSIVAGVTRPSAGRAEVFGTDLATARASTITRLRRGTLGLMMQGAPANLLLHDDAVGNVAWAVGSRERDDLRVGRRVLRAAGLVGDRRPVGQLTPTEQQVVALAVALAPRPRLLLADEPTSRLGPEARDALLDLLVETTSEAGTAVLVVTHDDAVAARMQRMVHLRDGRVGEEATAEGRWSVVGTDGSLQLPQALRADWSDGALVSVEEVAPGELRVRRVDEVGGATGGATRGATGGAGHE; encoded by the coding sequence ATGACCGACGACCTCGCCCTGCTCTGCCGTGGGCTCGTGCACGTCTACCGCGAGGCAGGCACCGACGTCGCCGCCCTGCGCGGCGTCGACCTCGTCGTGCCCGCCGGTCAGCGCGTCGCCGTGCTCGGCCCGTCGGGCTCGGGCAAGTCGACGCTGCTCTCGATCGTCGCGGGAGTGACGCGGCCCTCGGCGGGCCGCGCCGAGGTGTTCGGCACGGACCTCGCGACGGCGCGGGCGAGCACGATCACCCGCCTCCGCCGGGGCACGCTGGGCCTGATGATGCAGGGAGCCCCGGCGAACCTCCTCCTGCACGACGACGCCGTCGGCAACGTCGCGTGGGCCGTCGGCAGCCGCGAGCGGGACGACCTCCGCGTCGGCCGACGCGTGCTGCGCGCCGCCGGGCTGGTCGGCGACCGGCGACCCGTCGGGCAGCTGACGCCGACCGAGCAGCAGGTCGTCGCGCTGGCCGTGGCGCTGGCGCCGCGCCCGCGCCTCCTGCTGGCCGACGAGCCCACCAGCCGGCTCGGGCCGGAGGCGCGCGACGCCCTGCTCGACCTGCTCGTCGAGACGACCTCGGAGGCGGGCACCGCGGTGCTCGTCGTCACCCACGACGACGCGGTCGCGGCACGGATGCAGCGCATGGTGCACCTCCGCGACGGGCGCGTCGGCGAGGAGGCCACCGCCGAGGGACGCTGGTCGGTCGTCGGCACCGACGGCTCGCTGCAGCTGCCGCAGGCCCTGCGGGCCGACTGGTCGGACGGGGCGCTCGTCTCGGTCGAGGAGGTGGCGCCCGGCGAGCTGCGCGTGCGCCGGGTCGACGAGGTGGGCGGTGCGACGGGCGGCGCGACGCGAGGCGCGACGGGCGGTGCCGGACATGAGTGA
- a CDS encoding ABC transporter permease, whose translation MARPAWVTSVRRRPAGAASLVVLSALAVLISVLAPMLLRAVQQQGLAEATALSRVDDLSLVVVSDLYGDSTLVGMSNARDVVESVDAGPVWRAPVVAAESAADVLWTSTSDADVTGGARVASLLRDDCGDAVLDEGTCPVGSDQVMVSSAVEGVAVGDVLVVVTDGDQVELTVSGRYDPMRDDGRFFAAPSRAVRVDVPGADDLVVTSDGFDALLLDAKVYAALIPSRPLALDDVARVRADAAALEEATLGTDGAAARASLRTGLTGVLGQVDRQADAAAVIAAATALQALALAWFAVALVVQRLARVRSAEWGLARLRGLTRGRWLATVFTEPALAIVLGAVLGALAGWGSAAVAARAWLGDEVRVEPTSPLVVGAASLALVGSLAALGVASLRSARVPLDQLLGGAADPRRLGRLGVVVQAGLALVTVTVLVALVTQGEATGPGVALLAPSLVAVLVGVGALRLVALLAGRSTRRPPRSLTALLVTRRLGRTPSVLTAAVLVCLGVAVTGWASQVAVTADRLQVDRARASVGASTVLSVGVRDDVDFVDAVRAADPDGDRAMAVDVLRRGQGVGRIVAVDTERLGAVSAWSAGWSSAGTPDRLAELLVPPVGDSFVLTGSSLSLDVADVTTIAPQGLTVDGFPTDLADVSLRVVVQAADGWHTVDLGDPRDGTLTSVPGRFPCEAGCRVVWLGLTSSRATTPTFGVALTVTGISTDQEAAADTADWLAPDRWRDRVGEAVDPTRPATTAIADAVDRGGAVPGLALSFLDQQGGNTASIAPLDAPEPLPVVVADGTATTPFAGVEGGLVGVAPDLTSRVLAQVGHARVLPRIGGEGILIDLPLLDRVSDPGASEAQHEVWLAPMTTAEEARVVSALSDQGVEVVGTRTLQEVTAGYRHASPTRASSLALVVGAAALLLTLAATVAARVVSAPSRRGDRAALESAGVPRRRLRRAAALEVFLPPAVGTVLGGAAGLVAYLLTVSRLPLVVGSGRTPPPDLVPSWGPLVLLVLGTLALLAGVAVVAGRVELGDGKEPR comes from the coding sequence GTGGCTCGACCTGCCTGGGTCACGAGCGTGCGCCGCCGTCCCGCGGGCGCCGCCTCCCTCGTCGTGCTCTCGGCTCTCGCCGTGCTGATCTCGGTGCTCGCGCCGATGCTGCTCCGGGCCGTCCAGCAGCAGGGCCTCGCCGAGGCGACCGCCCTGTCGAGGGTCGACGACCTGAGCCTCGTCGTCGTGTCCGACCTCTACGGCGACTCGACCCTCGTGGGGATGTCGAACGCGCGCGACGTCGTCGAGTCGGTCGACGCGGGCCCCGTGTGGCGTGCCCCCGTGGTGGCGGCGGAGTCGGCCGCCGACGTGCTCTGGACGTCGACGAGCGACGCCGACGTGACGGGCGGCGCCCGCGTCGCGAGCCTCCTCCGCGACGACTGCGGCGACGCTGTGCTCGACGAGGGCACCTGCCCCGTCGGCAGCGACCAGGTGATGGTGTCGTCCGCCGTCGAGGGCGTGGCCGTCGGCGACGTCCTCGTGGTCGTCACGGACGGCGACCAGGTCGAGCTGACAGTCAGCGGGCGCTACGACCCGATGCGGGACGACGGCCGGTTCTTCGCCGCCCCCTCGCGCGCAGTGCGGGTCGACGTCCCGGGCGCCGACGACCTCGTGGTGACCTCGGACGGCTTCGACGCGCTGCTGCTGGACGCCAAGGTCTACGCCGCACTCATCCCGTCCCGTCCGCTGGCCCTCGACGACGTCGCTCGGGTCCGTGCCGACGCCGCCGCCCTCGAGGAGGCGACCCTCGGCACGGACGGTGCCGCCGCCCGTGCCAGCCTGCGCACCGGCCTCACCGGCGTGCTCGGCCAGGTCGACCGGCAGGCCGACGCGGCCGCCGTCATCGCGGCGGCCACGGCGCTGCAGGCCCTCGCGCTCGCCTGGTTCGCGGTCGCCCTCGTCGTGCAGCGCCTCGCCCGCGTCCGCTCGGCCGAGTGGGGACTCGCACGGCTGCGCGGCCTGACGCGCGGCCGCTGGCTGGCCACGGTCTTCACCGAGCCCGCCCTCGCGATCGTGCTCGGCGCCGTGCTCGGGGCGCTGGCCGGCTGGGGCTCCGCCGCCGTCGCGGCCCGGGCCTGGCTGGGCGACGAGGTGCGCGTGGAGCCGACCAGCCCGCTCGTGGTGGGCGCCGCCTCCTTGGCGCTCGTGGGGTCGTTGGCCGCGCTCGGCGTCGCGAGCCTGCGCTCGGCGCGGGTGCCCCTCGACCAGCTGCTCGGCGGGGCGGCCGACCCGCGCCGGCTCGGGCGGCTCGGCGTCGTCGTGCAGGCCGGCCTCGCGCTCGTCACCGTGACCGTGCTCGTCGCGCTCGTCACGCAGGGCGAGGCCACCGGCCCGGGCGTCGCACTGCTCGCGCCCAGCCTCGTCGCGGTGCTCGTCGGCGTCGGTGCGCTGCGACTCGTGGCCCTGCTCGCGGGCCGCTCGACCCGGCGCCCGCCACGGTCGCTCACGGCGCTGCTCGTCACGCGACGGCTCGGCCGGACGCCGTCGGTGCTGACGGCGGCGGTGCTCGTCTGCCTCGGCGTCGCCGTCACGGGCTGGGCGAGCCAGGTCGCCGTCACGGCCGACCGGCTGCAGGTCGACCGGGCCCGCGCCTCCGTCGGGGCCTCGACCGTGCTGAGCGTCGGCGTCCGCGACGACGTGGACTTCGTCGACGCGGTCCGTGCCGCGGATCCCGACGGCGACCGGGCGATGGCCGTCGACGTGCTGCGCCGCGGGCAGGGCGTCGGCCGCATCGTCGCCGTCGACACGGAACGCCTCGGGGCGGTGTCCGCCTGGTCGGCCGGCTGGAGCTCCGCCGGCACCCCCGACCGACTCGCCGAGCTGCTCGTCCCGCCGGTCGGCGACTCGTTCGTGCTGACCGGCTCGAGCCTGTCGCTCGACGTCGCCGACGTCACGACGATCGCGCCGCAGGGCCTCACCGTCGACGGCTTCCCGACCGACCTCGCCGACGTGTCGCTGCGCGTGGTGGTGCAGGCGGCCGACGGCTGGCACACGGTCGACCTCGGCGACCCGCGCGACGGCACCCTCACGAGCGTGCCCGGCCGGTTCCCGTGCGAGGCCGGCTGCCGGGTCGTCTGGCTCGGCCTCACCAGCTCGCGGGCGACGACCCCGACGTTCGGCGTCGCGCTCACCGTGACCGGCATCTCGACCGACCAGGAGGCGGCGGCCGACACGGCGGACTGGCTCGCCCCCGACCGGTGGCGCGACCGCGTCGGCGAGGCCGTCGACCCCACCCGCCCGGCGACGACCGCGATCGCCGACGCGGTCGACCGGGGCGGCGCGGTTCCCGGGCTGGCGCTGTCGTTCCTCGACCAGCAGGGCGGCAACACAGCGTCGATCGCGCCGCTCGACGCGCCCGAGCCGCTGCCCGTCGTCGTCGCCGACGGCACCGCGACGACCCCGTTCGCCGGGGTCGAGGGCGGCCTCGTCGGCGTCGCCCCCGACCTGACGTCGCGCGTGCTCGCCCAGGTCGGCCACGCCCGGGTCCTGCCGCGGATCGGCGGCGAGGGGATCCTCATCGACCTGCCGCTGCTCGACCGGGTCAGCGATCCCGGTGCGTCCGAGGCCCAGCACGAGGTGTGGCTCGCGCCGATGACGACCGCCGAGGAGGCGCGGGTCGTCTCGGCCCTGTCCGACCAGGGCGTCGAGGTCGTCGGCACCAGGACCCTGCAGGAGGTGACGGCCGGGTACCGGCACGCGTCGCCGACCCGCGCCTCCTCGTTGGCGCTCGTCGTGGGCGCCGCCGCGCTGCTGCTGACGCTCGCCGCCACCGTGGCCGCGCGCGTCGTGTCGGCACCGTCGCGGCGAGGCGACCGTGCGGCGCTCGAGTCGGCCGGGGTGCCGCGACGGCGCCTGCGGCGGGCGGCGGCGCTCGAGGTGTTCCTGCCTCCCGCGGTCGGCACGGTGCTCGGCGGGGCGGCCGGGCTCGTCGCCTACCTGCTGACAGTGTCGCGGCTGCCGCTCGTCGTCGGGTCGGGGCGGACGCCGCCGCCCGACCTCGTGCCGTCGTGGGGACCGCTGGTGCTGCTGGTCCTGGGCACGCTGGCGCTGCTGGCCGGCGTGGCCGTGGTCGCGGGGCGCGTCGAGCTCGGCGACGGGAAGGAGCCTCGATGA
- a CDS encoding LLM class flavin-dependent oxidoreductase, whose amino-acid sequence MPEHGFPLQRLGFLTIGSFEPASPAGGHEDTLRVIERGEQLGLDSAWLRHRHLQPGISSPVAIMAAASQRTSRIELGTAVTPIGAENPFRLAEDLGTVDVLLGGRLNPGFSTGTPMNFDLYRDAIYPDTLDQEDLGPDRLLRLRDLVRGDVVSASPGRRGIEEFSDVVQPHSPGLVDRLWCGVGSTRSAVWAGEHRFHLLASSVTKAEQGTDFAVNQRAQIDAYRDAHPAGASARVSQGLVVVPTDSATPDQRARYAAYAESRAGRVGVPQGPGQLLFAADLVGTSAEIADALHADPAYQAVDEVAFALPFSLEPDDYAQILTDLAEHLGPELGWSPAG is encoded by the coding sequence ATGCCCGAACACGGTTTCCCCCTGCAGCGCCTCGGCTTCCTCACGATCGGGTCGTTCGAGCCCGCGTCCCCGGCCGGCGGCCACGAGGACACGCTGCGCGTCATCGAGCGCGGCGAGCAGCTCGGCCTCGACAGCGCGTGGCTGCGGCACCGGCACCTGCAGCCCGGCATCTCGTCGCCCGTCGCGATCATGGCCGCGGCGTCGCAGCGCACCAGCCGCATCGAGCTCGGCACCGCCGTCACCCCGATCGGCGCCGAGAACCCGTTCCGCCTCGCCGAGGACCTCGGCACCGTCGACGTGCTGCTCGGCGGCCGCCTGAACCCCGGCTTCTCGACGGGCACGCCGATGAACTTCGACCTGTACCGCGACGCGATCTACCCCGACACCCTCGACCAGGAGGACCTCGGTCCCGACCGGCTCCTCCGTCTCCGCGACCTCGTGCGCGGCGACGTGGTCAGCGCCTCGCCGGGCCGCCGCGGCATCGAGGAGTTCAGCGACGTCGTGCAGCCGCACAGCCCGGGCCTCGTCGACCGGCTCTGGTGCGGCGTCGGCAGCACCCGGTCGGCGGTGTGGGCCGGCGAGCACCGGTTCCACCTGCTGGCGTCGAGCGTGACGAAGGCCGAGCAGGGCACCGACTTCGCCGTGAACCAGCGCGCCCAGATCGACGCGTACCGCGACGCCCACCCGGCCGGCGCCTCCGCCCGGGTCTCGCAGGGCCTCGTCGTCGTGCCGACCGACTCGGCGACCCCCGATCAGCGCGCCCGCTACGCCGCGTACGCCGAGTCACGCGCCGGACGAGTAGGCGTGCCTCAGGGCCCGGGACAGCTGCTGTTCGCCGCCGACCTCGTCGGCACCTCGGCCGAGATCGCCGACGCGCTGCACGCCGACCCGGCCTACCAGGCGGTCGACGAGGTCGCCTTCGCGCTGCCCTTCTCCCTCGAGCCGGACGACTACGCGCAGATCCTCACGGACCTTGCCGAGCACCTCGGGCCCGAGCTCGGCTGGTCGCCCGCGGGCTGA
- a CDS encoding FadR/GntR family transcriptional regulator, with product MTTSETTASGALDAPLEPTTRADDITDRLVTAIATGEYLPGQRLPAERELATSLRVGRMTVRQALARLVEQGLIETQRGRGGGSFVLAQDSRPEQDARSASAVAQRTLAARWSDLSDTSAAIGRLHGTVAEAAAENRTDADVALLRDRLEAYRAADSGLASQKADELLHVAIAETAHNAVLRDVLFELEARVSIAAPAHPWGGQDGMRAMELRALAEHEAIVDAISAGRAREAASLARAHVGIDLELLERVVRGSGSS from the coding sequence ATGACGACGAGCGAGACGACCGCCTCCGGCGCCCTCGACGCTCCGCTCGAGCCGACCACGCGCGCCGACGACATCACCGACCGCCTGGTCACGGCCATCGCGACCGGCGAGTACCTGCCCGGCCAGCGCCTCCCTGCCGAGCGGGAGCTCGCGACCTCGCTGCGCGTCGGACGGATGACGGTGCGCCAGGCGCTCGCGCGGCTCGTCGAGCAGGGGCTGATCGAGACTCAGCGCGGGCGGGGTGGCGGGTCGTTCGTGCTCGCCCAGGACTCCCGCCCCGAGCAGGACGCCCGGTCGGCGTCCGCTGTCGCGCAGCGCACCCTCGCTGCCCGCTGGTCGGACCTCAGCGACACGAGCGCGGCCATCGGCCGGCTGCACGGCACCGTCGCGGAGGCGGCGGCCGAGAACCGCACGGACGCCGACGTCGCCCTGCTGCGCGACCGACTCGAGGCCTACCGGGCGGCCGACTCCGGGCTCGCGTCTCAGAAGGCGGACGAGCTGCTGCACGTCGCGATCGCCGAGACGGCCCACAACGCGGTCCTGCGCGACGTGCTGTTCGAGCTGGAGGCGCGGGTCAGCATCGCCGCGCCCGCCCACCCCTGGGGCGGCCAGGACGGCATGCGCGCGATGGAGCTGCGCGCGCTCGCCGAGCACGAGGCGATCGTCGACGCGATCAGCGCCGGACGTGCGCGCGAGGCGGCGTCGCTCGCCCGGGCGCACGTCGGCATCGACCTCGAGCTGCTCGAGCGCGTGGTGCGCGGCAGCGGCAGCAGCTGA
- a CDS encoding proline iminopeptidase-family hydrolase — MSTSTADVLPFRDGHTWLQVTTPDEPREGALPLVVLHGGPGMAHDYLRNLAALADETGRTVVHYDQFGCGRSSHRPGAPVETWTPALFVAEFDAVVAHLGLERFHVLGQSWGGMLGAEIAVRQPAGLASLAICNSPASMQLWVEGAAELRAQLPTETQEALQRHEDAGTTTDPDYLAATQVFYERHVCRVVPMPQDFVDSEEQMEAEPTVYHTMNGPNEFHVIGTMRDWSIVDRLPRVAAPTLVVAGEHDEATPATWQPFVDGIADVRSHVFAGASHCSHLEQPEEFRRVVAKFFSEHDFAAHDA, encoded by the coding sequence ATGTCCACGAGCACCGCCGACGTCCTCCCCTTCCGTGACGGCCACACCTGGCTCCAGGTGACCACGCCCGACGAGCCGCGCGAGGGCGCCCTGCCCCTCGTCGTCCTGCACGGCGGCCCGGGCATGGCACACGACTACCTCCGCAACCTCGCGGCGCTCGCCGACGAGACCGGCCGCACGGTCGTCCACTACGACCAGTTCGGCTGCGGCCGCAGCAGCCACCGCCCCGGCGCCCCGGTCGAGACCTGGACCCCGGCGCTCTTCGTCGCCGAGTTCGACGCCGTCGTGGCGCACCTCGGCCTCGAGCGCTTCCACGTGCTCGGCCAGTCGTGGGGCGGCATGCTCGGCGCCGAGATCGCGGTGCGGCAGCCCGCGGGCCTCGCCAGCCTCGCGATCTGCAACTCGCCCGCCTCGATGCAGCTGTGGGTCGAGGGCGCGGCCGAGCTGCGTGCCCAGCTGCCGACCGAGACGCAGGAGGCGCTGCAGCGTCACGAGGACGCCGGCACCACCACCGACCCCGACTACCTCGCCGCGACGCAGGTCTTCTACGAGCGCCACGTCTGCCGCGTGGTCCCGATGCCCCAGGACTTCGTCGACAGCGAGGAGCAGATGGAGGCCGAGCCGACGGTCTACCACACCATGAACGGGCCGAACGAGTTCCACGTCATCGGCACGATGCGCGACTGGAGCATCGTCGACCGGCTGCCGCGCGTCGCCGCCCCGACCCTCGTCGTCGCCGGCGAGCACGACGAGGCGACGCCCGCCACCTGGCAGCCCTTCGTCGACGGAATCGCCGACGTCCGCTCGCACGTCTTCGCCGGCGCCAGCCACTGCAGCCACCTCGAGCAGCCCGAGGAGTTCCGCCGCGTCGTCGCGAAGTTCTTCAGCGAGCACGACTTCGCGGCGCACGACGCCTGA